In Streptomyces camelliae, the sequence CGCCTGCCGGGCCGCGGCCGCGCTGAGCGTCATCGACAGCGCGCAGCACAGCAGGACGGCCACCACGACGCCTCCCCAGAGGGGGTACCCCCAGCCACGCCCAGAGAGCCACGATCGGTTCGCGGTCCGCCCCGTCGGCCCGGGCGAGCAGCCGGGGGCGACGACGGCGGTCAAGGCACCGAGCGGCAGCAGTGCCATGGGGACCATCGTGGGCAACACCCTGTGAGCCCGTGGCCGCTCACCGTGCGGCCCATGGGGCCGACGTGGCGCAGACAACGCTCCCGGCGCGCCGCTGCCCGAGCCGTTCACATGGTGAGCAGCATGGCCACCATGCCGATCCCCATCGACAGCCGGCACGCCCGCGCCAGCTCCGGGCGGTCGCCCCAGCGGGCGGACCCGGGCCCTGCCACCGCGACGGCGGCGGGCACCAGCCGGGCGCCGGCGAGCAGCACGTACCCCATGAAGTACACCAGGAGCGCGCCGGTCAGCGGCGGCACCCCGATGCCGCCGTGCGCATGGTGGGCGGCGGGCGGGGCGGTGGCCATCGCCGCCGCCATGTAGACCATCGCGCACGTGCCCACCAGGTGGTGCAGATGATGCGAGGCGGTGCGGGCGGCCCACAGTGCGCGCAGCGCCGCCGCGCCGAACACCGCCGCGTACACCGGCCACGCCCATTGCGGCGGCGTGAAAACGGCCGCCGGTACGGCCATCAGGGCCATCCCGAAACCCATCAGCGCCTCGCCGCCCGCGGACCGGCGCTGCTCCTCGACCCGGCTGCGCATCCGCAACAGGCAGTAGGCCCCGGTCGCCGCGCACAGCGCGACCAGCAGCCAGGCCGCCGGTACCGGTCCGTGCACGTGCACCTCCCCGCTCGACGGTCGGTCGAAGGACGTCGATGGATGCGATGCCCATGCCGTGCGGGGCGCACGCGAGCGCAAGGGTGTACACGGGGAGCGTTCGGCGGAGCACGGCTGGTGAGGGCCGCCGATGTAGAGATGTTTTACGAGTAAAACACATGCTAAATTGATGGGTATGAGCAGTGTGACCCGCCGTCTTCCCCTCGCTGGAGTGCTCCGCCTCGGGCGGCCCTCGGACATCTGGTTCAAGCCCGCGCTGAGCGTGGTCGCCGCGGTCGCCCCGCCCAATCTGATCCTGCTGGCGCTCGGCCGCCTCGACCTCGCCATGTACACGATGGCCGGATCGCTGTGCGCCCTCTACGGCCACAACCGGCCCTACGCCGCCCGGGCCCGCGTCCTCGCGTGGGTGGTGCTCGGCATGGTCGGCGGCCTCGCGCTCTCGCTGCTCGCGGCGTCGCTCACCACCGACGCCGTCGTCCTGGTCACCGTCGGCGCCGTCATGGCGGCCGTGCAGAAGGCCGTGTGCGACGCCACCCGGGTCGGACCGCCCGCCAACGTGGTCCTCACCTTCATCAGCTCCGCCTCGCTGTTCGCCCCGCAGACTCTCGGCGAGGTCCCCGGGCATGTCGGGCTGGCCCTGGCGGCGGGCACCTGGGCCTGGCTGGTCGGCATGGCACCCGGGCTGCTGCGCCCGCACGGCCCCGAACGCCGCGCCACCGCCCAGGCCCTGAACTCCGCCGCCGCGTACGCCGCCACGGACGGCGCCGGCGACGGACACGCCAGGGCCCGTGCGGCGAGCGCCGCCGCGATCCACGCCGCCTGGCAGTCCCTGCTCGCCGCCCGCCCCGACCGCGCACGACGCGCCCTCGAACAGCTTCTGGTGCGGGCGGAGGTCGCCCTCGCCGCCCCCGCCGACAGC encodes:
- a CDS encoding DUF5134 domain-containing protein, which produces MHGPVPAAWLLVALCAATGAYCLLRMRSRVEEQRRSAGGEALMGFGMALMAVPAAVFTPPQWAWPVYAAVFGAAALRALWAARTASHHLHHLVGTCAMVYMAAAMATAPPAAHHAHGGIGVPPLTGALLVYFMGYVLLAGARLVPAAVAVAGPGSARWGDRPELARACRLSMGIGMVAMLLTM